The following proteins are co-located in the Noviherbaspirillum sp. UKPF54 genome:
- a CDS encoding thioredoxin family protein translates to MAMNNVYAATEPERAQIDGLAGPAVLEFGAPWCGFCLAAQPLLTDAFAAHPQVQHIKVEDGRGRPLGRSYRVKLWPTLIFLDNGKEVARLVRPEDARAIREALAQIDHAR, encoded by the coding sequence ATGGCGATGAACAATGTCTATGCCGCGACCGAACCGGAACGCGCCCAAATCGATGGGCTCGCGGGTCCTGCCGTGCTCGAATTCGGCGCGCCCTGGTGCGGCTTCTGCCTGGCCGCGCAACCGCTGCTGACGGACGCCTTCGCCGCCCATCCGCAGGTGCAGCACATCAAGGTCGAGGATGGCAGGGGACGTCCGCTGGGCCGCTCCTACCGGGTCAAGCTGTGGCCCACGCTGATTTTCCTGGACAACGGCAAGGAAGTCGCCCGTCTGGTGCGCCCGGAGGACGCGCGCGCCATTCGCGAAGCGCTGGCGCAGATCGACCACGCCCGCTGA
- a CDS encoding alkene reductase, with amino-acid sequence MSKQTEPFLADALFQPVKLGPLELKNRIVMAPMTRNRADQGNVPAEMTIEYYAQRASVGLIIAEATQVSDTAQGYASTPGLHTPQQIAEWKKVTDEVHRRGGKIFVQLWHTGRMSHTAFQPHGQAPVAPSAIAAQAKTYIPGVGYADTSVPRALETDEIAGVVDDFRTAAANAIKAGFDGVEIHGAHGYLIDAFLRDGSNKRVDRYGGSIENRARFLLEVMQAVVGEIGAERTGIRISPVSPVNDSSESAPQPLFEYVVRELEKLHPVFIHVVEGHTGGPRDNAPFDYEALRRLYSGVWMVNNGYTKEMAIDAITSGRADLVSFGRPLISNPDLVRRFRENAPLNPLFEDAPLYGGVGPHGYIDYPALPD; translated from the coding sequence ATGAGCAAACAGACCGAACCATTCCTCGCAGATGCCCTGTTCCAGCCAGTCAAATTGGGTCCGCTGGAGTTGAAGAACCGCATCGTCATGGCGCCGATGACGCGCAACCGCGCCGACCAGGGCAACGTGCCGGCCGAAATGACGATCGAGTATTACGCGCAGCGCGCATCGGTCGGGCTGATCATCGCCGAAGCGACCCAGGTGTCCGACACGGCGCAAGGCTACGCCAGCACCCCGGGCTTGCATACGCCGCAACAGATCGCGGAGTGGAAGAAAGTGACCGACGAAGTGCACCGCCGCGGCGGCAAGATCTTCGTGCAGCTGTGGCATACCGGCCGCATGTCGCATACCGCCTTCCAGCCCCACGGGCAGGCGCCGGTGGCGCCGTCGGCCATCGCCGCCCAGGCCAAGACCTATATCCCCGGCGTCGGCTATGCCGATACCTCGGTGCCGCGCGCGCTGGAGACCGACGAGATCGCCGGCGTGGTCGATGACTTCCGCACCGCCGCCGCCAACGCGATCAAGGCAGGCTTCGACGGCGTCGAAATCCACGGCGCCCACGGCTACCTGATCGATGCCTTCCTGCGCGACGGCTCCAACAAGCGGGTCGACCGCTACGGCGGCAGCATCGAGAACCGCGCCCGCTTCCTGCTGGAAGTGATGCAGGCCGTGGTCGGCGAGATCGGCGCCGAGCGCACCGGCATCCGCATTTCTCCCGTCTCGCCGGTAAACGACTCGTCGGAATCCGCGCCGCAGCCGCTGTTCGAGTACGTCGTGCGCGAGCTCGAAAAGCTGCATCCGGTCTTCATCCACGTGGTGGAAGGGCACACGGGCGGTCCGCGCGACAACGCGCCGTTCGATTACGAAGCCTTGCGCCGCCTGTATTCCGGCGTCTGGATGGTGAACAACGGCTACACCAAGGAGATGGCGATCGATGCGATCACCAGCGGCCGCGCCGACCTGGTGTCCTTCGGCCGCCCGCTGATCAGCAATCCCGACCTGGTGCGCCGCTTCCGCGAGAATGCGCCGCTCAATCCGCTGTTCGAGGATGCACCGCTGTACGGCGGTGTCGGTCCGCACGGCTACATCGACTATCCGGCACTGCCGGACTGA
- a CDS encoding PEP-CTERM sorting domain-containing protein — translation MKSATLLGLGALALALSGSAMAAPFINGGFEDGNTNGWVTGGADRGGISNTSLNPDNALPGGSLYTGDSTRSAIIGAGSVDPVLGSLLGSTVYSGNYSYRIEDTRSGGYASAISQHVQNYTDGSIFFAWKAVLENGGHDESESALFKVVLRDDTTDTVLISRDYDAGLTGGGVDSRFSSSGDLFYTPLWQIEQLTIDAALSGHDFTLSLLAADCEWSGHTGYAYLDGFGAVLPPSGRVPLPGTLALMSLGLAGLGAMRKRRQP, via the coding sequence ATGAAGAGTGCAACGTTACTGGGCTTGGGCGCATTGGCGCTGGCCCTGTCGGGCAGCGCCATGGCGGCGCCTTTCATCAACGGCGGCTTCGAGGATGGCAATACGAACGGCTGGGTGACCGGCGGCGCCGATCGCGGCGGCATATCCAACACCTCGCTCAACCCCGACAATGCCTTGCCGGGCGGTTCGTTGTACACGGGAGATTCGACCCGCTCGGCGATCATCGGCGCCGGCAGCGTCGATCCCGTTCTCGGATCGCTCCTGGGCAGCACGGTCTACAGCGGCAATTATTCGTATCGTATCGAGGATACCCGCTCCGGCGGCTATGCCTCGGCCATCAGCCAGCATGTGCAGAACTATACCGACGGCAGCATCTTCTTTGCCTGGAAGGCCGTGCTTGAAAACGGCGGCCACGACGAAAGCGAATCGGCGTTGTTCAAGGTCGTTCTGCGCGACGATACCACCGACACCGTGCTCATCAGCCGCGACTATGACGCGGGCCTGACCGGGGGCGGCGTGGACAGCCGCTTCTCGTCGTCCGGCGACCTGTTCTACACGCCGCTGTGGCAGATCGAGCAGCTCACGATCGACGCCGCGCTTTCCGGCCATGACTTCACGCTGTCGCTGCTGGCGGCGGATTGCGAGTGGAGCGGCCATACCGGCTATGCCTATCTCGACGGCTTCGGCGCCGTATTGCCGCCGTCGGGCAGGGTGCCCCTGCCCGGCACGCTGGCGCTCATGAGCCTGGGTCTGGCCGGCTTGGGCGCGATGCGCAAGCGCCGACAGCCCTGA
- a CDS encoding ATP-binding protein, with translation MNSPSMGRLFWKFFLSIWAAQCLAVLAISASFWIKERSHARHAEEFDMSPPAAMMLDSASATLRFGGTPALQDLLRQAHGNRVYAIDQRGNDILNRFVDRALLDHAHQLIEQADGRAHAVRVAFAADGTRYLLFVPWKERSFGPGGPPPDYRRPPRDTLHFPTIPMLFTILASLGSALLLAWYFSKPIKSLRAAFDAVASGDLDARVAPAMGKRRDELAELGRDFDRMADRLHKLVDGQRRLLHDVSHELRSPLARLQAAIGLARQRPERIDASLERIERESVRMDGLVGELLTLSRLEAGVVGSTEESVNLGELVADIVDDARFEVEHEGKNVELVDGGLAIVAGYPELLHRAIENVVRNAVKHTARGGVVGVAVQSDAAAGWAHVVVRDQGPGVPDAELDKIFQPFFRSIHPGKNTDGYGLGLAIAKRVVEAHQGRVSASNQSNQEMGGLCVAISLPLQRERHEPAAGR, from the coding sequence ATGAACTCACCCTCCATGGGCCGTCTGTTCTGGAAATTCTTCCTCTCCATCTGGGCCGCGCAATGCCTGGCGGTGCTGGCCATCAGCGCCAGCTTCTGGATCAAGGAACGCAGCCACGCGCGCCACGCCGAGGAATTCGACATGAGCCCGCCGGCCGCCATGATGCTCGACTCGGCGTCCGCCACCCTGCGCTTCGGAGGCACGCCCGCGCTGCAGGACCTGCTGCGTCAGGCGCACGGCAACCGGGTGTATGCGATCGACCAGCGCGGCAACGACATACTGAACCGCTTCGTGGATCGCGCGCTGCTGGATCATGCGCACCAGCTGATCGAGCAGGCCGATGGCCGGGCCCACGCGGTGCGCGTCGCCTTCGCCGCCGACGGCACGCGCTATCTGCTGTTCGTCCCGTGGAAGGAAAGATCCTTCGGCCCGGGCGGACCGCCGCCCGATTACCGCCGGCCGCCGCGCGACACGCTGCACTTTCCGACGATACCGATGCTGTTCACGATCCTGGCGAGCCTGGGCTCGGCGCTGCTGCTGGCCTGGTATTTCTCGAAGCCGATCAAGAGCCTGCGCGCCGCCTTCGATGCGGTGGCGTCCGGCGACCTGGATGCGCGGGTGGCGCCGGCGATGGGCAAGCGGCGCGACGAGCTGGCCGAACTGGGGCGCGACTTCGACCGCATGGCGGACCGCCTGCACAAGCTGGTGGACGGCCAGCGCCGCCTGCTGCATGACGTTTCGCACGAGCTGCGTTCGCCGCTGGCGAGGCTGCAGGCCGCCATCGGACTGGCGCGCCAACGGCCGGAACGCATCGACGCGTCGCTCGAACGCATCGAGCGGGAAAGCGTGCGCATGGACGGCCTGGTGGGCGAGCTGCTCACGCTGTCGCGCCTGGAAGCTGGCGTGGTGGGCTCCACCGAGGAAAGCGTGAACCTCGGCGAGCTGGTGGCCGACATCGTCGACGATGCGCGTTTCGAGGTGGAGCACGAGGGCAAGAACGTCGAGCTGGTGGACGGCGGACTTGCGATCGTCGCCGGCTATCCGGAGCTGCTGCACCGCGCGATAGAAAACGTGGTGCGCAACGCGGTCAAGCATACGGCCAGGGGTGGCGTCGTCGGCGTCGCGGTCCAATCGGATGCGGCTGCCGGATGGGCGCATGTCGTGGTGCGCGACCAGGGGCCGGGCGTGCCGGACGCGGAACTCGACAAGATCTTCCAGCCGTTTTTCCGCAGCATCCACCCGGGGAAGAATACCGACGGCTACGGGCTCGGGCTGGCGATCGCCAAGCGCGTGGTCGAGGCGCACCAGGGCCGCGTCAGCGCCAGCAAT
- a CDS encoding class I SAM-dependent methyltransferase: protein MNAWMISAAIVVFAVLTLTALFFFVVTRGALVVRAMAPGVPSESAHVYPVYSNMRLIKAVDFQPIISAILLFQYRRLVSKIVADIRQMDLRNKKLLITSCAFGNVIPRVVKAAVQSGAERVIIADLIANELDHAKGKLAAYADKVEYVEENATCMQQGDGAVAANVIFFLLHELPHHLKGQALNEAGRLLEPGGKLFVAEFHRPSVRVLRALSWAYFKVFEPLGLALWDTHDPVSHLEKNGNWRCERSTYFFGNFQIISATKL from the coding sequence ATGAATGCGTGGATGATTAGCGCAGCGATTGTCGTATTCGCCGTATTGACCCTGACTGCCCTGTTTTTCTTTGTCGTGACGCGCGGCGCGCTGGTAGTGCGCGCCATGGCGCCCGGCGTGCCGTCCGAAAGCGCGCATGTCTATCCGGTCTATTCCAACATGCGGCTCATCAAGGCCGTCGACTTCCAGCCGATTATCTCGGCCATCCTGCTGTTCCAGTACCGCCGCCTGGTCTCGAAGATCGTCGCCGACATCCGCCAGATGGACTTGAGAAACAAGAAGCTGCTGATCACGTCCTGCGCCTTCGGCAACGTCATTCCGCGCGTCGTGAAAGCGGCGGTGCAAAGCGGCGCCGAGCGCGTCATCATCGCCGACCTGATCGCCAACGAACTCGACCACGCCAAGGGCAAGCTCGCCGCCTACGCCGACAAGGTGGAGTACGTCGAGGAAAACGCCACCTGCATGCAGCAGGGCGACGGCGCCGTCGCCGCCAACGTCATCTTCTTCCTGCTGCACGAGCTGCCGCACCACCTGAAAGGGCAGGCGCTCAACGAGGCCGGACGCCTGCTCGAACCGGGCGGCAAGCTGTTCGTCGCCGAATTCCACCGTCCCAGCGTGCGCGTGCTGCGCGCGCTGAGCTGGGCCTACTTCAAGGTGTTCGAGCCGCTGGGCCTGGCGCTGTGGGATACCCACGATCCCGTCAGCCACCTGGAAAAAAACGGCAACTGGCGCTGCGAACGCAGCACTTACTTCTTCGGCAATTTCCAGATCATCTCCGCGACCAAGCTGTAA
- a CDS encoding tRNA-uridine aminocarboxypropyltransferase, with amino-acid sequence MTSLHPARRLVCARCRRAQPACICRWVTPVTHAVEVLVLQHPLEAGHAKGSAPLLHLSLPHSRIAVGETFDEQELKALLHAPFAQAADPHAQSRQAILLYPDTPAGAALMPSPPLAGVALDNPGRLRLVVLDGTWRKSRKMLYANPLLQTLPRLALHDAPASRYLIRKAHGAHQLSTLEAACYALVQLERDEAKYQPLLEAFNGFVTQQLAFRPPAPAPHSC; translated from the coding sequence ATGACCTCGCTTCATCCTGCCCGCCGCCTGGTCTGCGCCCGCTGTCGCCGGGCGCAGCCGGCTTGCATCTGCCGCTGGGTGACGCCGGTGACGCATGCGGTCGAGGTGCTGGTGTTGCAGCATCCGCTGGAAGCCGGCCACGCCAAGGGCAGCGCGCCGCTGCTGCACCTGAGCCTGCCGCATAGCCGGATTGCCGTCGGCGAAACGTTCGACGAACAGGAGTTAAAGGCGCTGCTGCACGCGCCATTTGCGCAAGCGGCCGACCCGCATGCCCAGTCACGGCAGGCGATCCTGCTTTACCCCGACACGCCGGCGGGCGCCGCGCTGATGCCGTCGCCGCCCCTGGCTGGCGTGGCGCTGGATAATCCCGGCCGGCTGCGGCTGGTGGTGCTGGACGGCACCTGGCGCAAGAGCCGCAAAATGCTCTATGCCAATCCGCTGCTGCAAACGCTGCCGCGTCTGGCCCTGCATGACGCGCCGGCCTCGCGCTACCTGATCCGCAAGGCGCATGGCGCGCACCAGTTGTCCACGCTGGAAGCGGCATGTTACGCGCTGGTGCAGCTGGAAAGGGACGAGGCGAAATACCAGCCCCTGCTGGAGGCATTCAACGGCTTCGTGACGCAGCAGCTGGCTTTCCGCCCGCCGGCGCCGGCTCCGCACAGCTGCTAA
- a CDS encoding Ig-like domain-containing protein: MHRSSGRRLAATLLLSCLPLAALADGVSVKFDLSDPAASPFPSNRFTVADWSHNTYRRVNLPKPDCAVRPSDCADIDVINTLDGFSTQPRITIPFTGDIDVGSVNSDTIFLLNLGDTLTQAGAGQKIGINQVLWDPQTRTLAVESDALLNEHSRYLLVVTDGVRDASGKPIKSHGLGDMFGAGQSRDSSEYLRELRDAASTRHAGKYHLVAASLFTTQSISADLYKIMRRIKQSTPAPASFMVGSSAGNTVRAVFPLPGITGMQFNRQNKAAPILTSSALPLAALHVVPGAVGQIAYGSFTSPDYQTSGKFIPATGTLTGQPQQQGSNALMFQLFVPAGAKPAAGWPVAIFGHGFTDSMYGAPWAVASVLASRGIATLSINVVGHGGGALGTLTVQRATGEPVTISAGGRGIDQDGNGVIDSTEGVNAAPPRTIISNRDGLRQTVIDIMQLVREVEVGMDIDGDGTADLDAQRIYYAGQSFGGIYGTILLGVEPNLKAGVPNVAGGSIAEVARLGGFRPLTGFALATRVPSLINVADASGIAFNENIPLRNQPPVVNNVPGAMAIAELLDRNEWVQQAGNPVAYAPFIRKQPLPGNAAKPVLFQFARGDGTVPNPTTTAILRAGDLAANAALFRNDLAVAANPGVPKNPHTFLTNIGVPAAAPYAVGAQQQMAVFLASGGATVIDPDGAGPFFEVPVNPPLPEGLNYLP; the protein is encoded by the coding sequence ATGCACCGTTCATCTGGCCGCCGGCTGGCGGCCACCCTGCTATTGTCGTGCCTGCCGCTGGCGGCGCTGGCCGACGGCGTCAGCGTCAAGTTCGACCTGTCCGACCCGGCAGCCAGCCCGTTCCCGTCCAACCGCTTCACGGTGGCGGACTGGTCGCACAACACCTACCGCCGCGTCAACCTGCCCAAGCCCGATTGCGCGGTGCGTCCGAGCGACTGCGCCGACATCGACGTGATCAACACGCTCGACGGCTTTTCGACACAGCCGCGCATCACGATCCCGTTTACCGGCGATATCGACGTGGGCAGCGTCAACAGCGACACGATCTTCCTGCTGAACCTGGGCGACACCCTGACGCAGGCCGGCGCCGGCCAGAAAATCGGCATCAACCAGGTGCTGTGGGATCCGCAAACCCGGACGCTGGCCGTCGAGTCGGACGCCTTGCTCAACGAGCATTCGCGCTATTTGCTGGTCGTTACCGACGGCGTGCGCGATGCGAGCGGCAAGCCGATCAAGTCGCACGGCCTGGGCGACATGTTCGGCGCCGGGCAAAGCCGCGACAGCAGCGAGTACCTGCGCGAGCTGCGCGATGCGGCAAGTACGCGTCATGCCGGCAAGTACCACCTGGTGGCGGCCAGCCTGTTTACCACGCAAAGCATCAGCGCCGACTTGTATAAGATCATGCGCCGGATCAAGCAAAGCACGCCGGCGCCGGCCAGCTTCATGGTCGGCAGCAGCGCCGGCAACACGGTGCGCGCCGTGTTCCCGCTGCCCGGCATCACCGGCATGCAGTTCAACCGGCAGAATAAAGCCGCGCCCATACTCACGTCATCGGCTTTGCCGCTGGCGGCGCTGCACGTGGTCCCGGGCGCGGTCGGGCAAATCGCCTACGGGAGCTTCACATCTCCCGATTACCAGACCTCGGGCAAGTTCATCCCCGCCACCGGCACGCTGACCGGCCAGCCGCAGCAGCAGGGCAGCAATGCATTGATGTTCCAGCTGTTCGTTCCCGCCGGCGCCAAGCCGGCCGCCGGCTGGCCGGTGGCGATCTTCGGCCACGGCTTCACCGACAGCATGTACGGCGCGCCGTGGGCGGTCGCCTCGGTGCTCGCCTCGCGCGGCATCGCCACGCTGTCGATCAACGTGGTCGGCCACGGCGGCGGCGCGCTCGGCACGCTCACCGTGCAGCGCGCCACAGGCGAGCCGGTCACGATCAGCGCCGGCGGGCGCGGCATCGACCAGGACGGCAACGGCGTCATCGATTCGACCGAGGGCGTCAACGCCGCGCCGCCGCGCACCATCATCAGCAATCGCGACGGCCTGCGCCAGACCGTGATCGACATCATGCAGCTGGTGCGCGAAGTCGAGGTCGGCATGGACATCGACGGCGACGGCACGGCCGACCTCGATGCGCAGCGCATCTACTATGCGGGCCAGTCGTTCGGCGGCATCTACGGCACCATCCTGCTCGGCGTCGAACCCAACCTCAAGGCCGGCGTGCCGAACGTGGCGGGCGGTTCGATCGCGGAAGTGGCGCGGCTCGGCGGATTCCGTCCGCTGACCGGCTTTGCGCTGGCCACGCGCGTGCCGTCGCTGATCAACGTCGCCGATGCAAGCGGCATCGCGTTCAACGAGAACATCCCGTTGCGCAACCAGCCGCCGGTCGTCAACAACGTGCCCGGCGCAATGGCCATCGCCGAGCTGCTGGATCGCAACGAGTGGGTGCAGCAGGCGGGCAATCCGGTGGCGTACGCCCCCTTCATCCGCAAGCAGCCGCTGCCGGGCAATGCGGCCAAGCCGGTGCTGTTCCAGTTCGCCAGGGGCGACGGCACCGTGCCCAACCCGACCACGACCGCCATTCTGCGCGCCGGCGATCTGGCGGCCAATGCCGCGCTGTTCCGCAACGACCTGGCGGTCGCCGCGAACCCGGGCGTGCCGAAGAATCCGCACACCTTCCTGACCAACATCGGCGTCCCGGCCGCGGCGCCGTACGCGGTGGGTGCGCAGCAGCAGATGGCGGTGTTCCTCGCATCCGGCGGCGCCACGGTGATCGACCCGGACGGCGCCGGGCCGTTCTTCGAGGTGCCGGTCAATCCGCCGCTGCCGGAAGGGCTCAACTACCTGCCCTGA
- a CDS encoding thioesterase family protein yields MARLKLEFPEDQYLYSTQLTVRVTDINGANHLGNDSMISMISEARARFLFEFGIEETQGDGTGIIVTDLATTYRTEAHARDQLLFEVGVMDFNKYGGDITFRITRPRDGALVAMAKSGFVFFNYRSKKVVPMPELFYRKFAKVNWIDGKVE; encoded by the coding sequence ATGGCCCGCCTGAAACTTGAATTCCCCGAAGACCAATACCTCTATTCCACCCAGCTCACGGTGCGCGTGACCGACATCAACGGCGCCAACCACCTCGGCAACGACTCTATGATTTCGATGATTTCGGAGGCACGGGCGCGCTTCCTGTTCGAGTTCGGCATCGAGGAAACGCAAGGCGACGGCACCGGCATCATCGTCACCGACTTGGCCACCACCTACCGCACCGAGGCGCATGCGCGCGACCAGCTGCTGTTCGAGGTCGGCGTGATGGACTTTAACAAGTATGGCGGCGACATCACCTTCCGCATCACCCGTCCGCGCGATGGCGCGCTGGTGGCGATGGCGAAATCCGGTTTCGTATTCTTCAACTACCGCAGCAAGAAGGTGGTGCCGATGCCGGAACTCTTTTATCGCAAGTTCGCGAAGGTGAACTGGATCGACGGCAAGGTGGAATAA
- a CDS encoding VOC family protein, with product MKPRITVITLGVDDLERALRFYRDGLGLSTQGIVGQEFAHGAVAFFDLQAGVKLALWQRASIAHDTGLAQSPPSATDLTLGHNVASREDVDGVMRQAQSAGAVIVKPAHDTFWGGYAGYFQDPDGHVWEVAWNPQWAEPQ from the coding sequence ATGAAACCGCGCATCACCGTCATTACCCTCGGCGTCGACGACCTGGAGCGCGCGCTGCGCTTCTACCGCGACGGCCTCGGCCTGTCCACGCAAGGCATCGTCGGGCAAGAATTCGCCCACGGTGCCGTCGCCTTTTTCGACTTGCAGGCCGGCGTGAAGCTCGCGCTCTGGCAGCGCGCCAGCATTGCGCACGACACCGGCCTGGCGCAATCGCCCCCGAGTGCCACCGACCTGACTCTCGGCCACAACGTTGCGTCCAGGGAGGACGTTGACGGCGTGATGCGGCAGGCGCAAAGCGCCGGCGCCGTCATCGTCAAGCCGGCGCACGACACCTTCTGGGGCGGCTACGCCGGCTATTTCCAGGACCCCGACGGGCACGTGTGGGAAGTCGCATGGAATCCGCAATGGGCAGAACCGCAATGA
- a CDS encoding DMT family transporter, with amino-acid sequence MRRPLALAALIAVTMIAFAGNSLLCRAALRHTAIDAASFTTIRIASGALMLWLLVRLRGARLAGHGSWRSALALFAYAAGFSYAYLSLPAGTGALLLFGAVQATMIGYGIWSGERLRALQLLGLLLALGGLVGLLLPGLAAPPLQGALLMLAAGVAWGIYSLRGKGAGDPTAVTAGNFCRATLLAVALSLAMAGGARLDAAGAGYAVASGALTSGLGYALWYAVLPALRATTASTLQLSVPVIAALGGILFLGEPVTLRIVLAAVAILGGIALVILNRHP; translated from the coding sequence ATGAGGCGCCCGCTCGCCCTGGCCGCGCTGATCGCGGTCACGATGATCGCGTTCGCCGGCAATTCCCTGCTGTGCCGCGCCGCGCTCAGGCACACCGCCATCGACGCGGCCAGCTTCACCACGATCCGCATCGCATCCGGCGCGCTCATGCTCTGGCTCCTGGTGCGCCTGCGCGGCGCGCGCCTGGCTGGGCATGGCAGCTGGCGGTCGGCCTTGGCGCTGTTTGCGTATGCCGCCGGCTTTTCCTATGCCTACCTCAGCCTGCCGGCCGGCACCGGCGCGCTGCTGCTGTTCGGCGCGGTCCAGGCCACCATGATCGGCTACGGCATCTGGAGCGGCGAGCGCCTGCGCGCCTTGCAGCTGCTGGGCCTGCTGCTGGCGCTCGGCGGGCTGGTCGGCCTCTTGCTGCCGGGTCTGGCGGCGCCGCCGCTGCAGGGCGCGCTGCTGATGCTGGCCGCCGGCGTCGCCTGGGGCATCTATTCGCTGCGCGGCAAAGGCGCGGGCGATCCGACCGCTGTCACGGCCGGCAATTTTTGCCGCGCGACGCTGCTTGCAGTTGCGCTCAGCCTCGCCATGGCGGGCGGCGCCCGGCTGGATGCGGCCGGCGCCGGTTATGCCGTCGCCTCCGGGGCGCTGACCTCGGGCCTCGGTTATGCGCTGTGGTACGCCGTGCTGCCGGCGCTGCGGGCGACGACGGCATCGACCTTGCAGCTCAGCGTACCGGTCATCGCCGCGCTGGGCGGCATCCTGTTCCTCGGCGAGCCCGTCACGCTGCGCATCGTGCTGGCGGCGGTGGCGATTCTGGGAGGAATCGCGCTGGTCATCCTGAACCGGCATCCATGA
- a CDS encoding response regulator transcription factor — MAKVLLIDDDAELVELLKEYLEQDGFEVAAAHDGETGLAHALTGAFEIAVMDVMMPRMNGVETLRQLRAKSPLPVLMLTARGDDTDRILGLELGADDYVPKPCTPRELSARIRAILRRTQAAAGQVAPQHLAVGALQMWPQQRRAQWEGAPLELTSTEFNLLEVLARNAGRPVSKNELSEKGLGRPLARFDRNIDVHLSSLRHKLGTLEDGRSCIQTVHRQGYQFIRE; from the coding sequence ATGGCGAAAGTGTTATTGATCGACGACGACGCGGAACTGGTGGAACTGCTGAAGGAATATCTGGAACAGGACGGCTTCGAGGTCGCCGCCGCGCATGACGGCGAAACCGGCCTTGCGCATGCGCTGACCGGCGCCTTCGAGATCGCGGTCATGGACGTCATGATGCCGAGAATGAACGGTGTCGAGACCTTGCGCCAGCTGCGCGCGAAGAGTCCCCTGCCGGTGCTGATGCTCACGGCACGGGGCGACGACACCGACCGCATCCTGGGACTGGAGCTCGGCGCCGACGATTACGTGCCCAAGCCCTGCACGCCGCGCGAGCTGAGCGCGCGCATCCGCGCCATCCTGCGCCGCACCCAGGCGGCGGCCGGGCAGGTCGCGCCGCAACACCTGGCGGTGGGCGCGTTGCAGATGTGGCCGCAGCAGCGCCGCGCGCAATGGGAGGGCGCGCCGCTGGAATTGACGAGCACCGAGTTCAACCTGCTGGAAGTATTGGCGCGCAATGCCGGGCGGCCGGTCAGCAAGAACGAGCTGTCGGAAAAGGGGCTGGGCCGGCCGCTGGCGCGCTTCGACCGCAACATCGACGTCCACCTGAGCAGCCTGCGCCACAAGCTGGGAACGCTCGAGGACGGCCGCTCCTGCATCCAGACCGTGCATCGGCAGGGCTACCAGTTCATCAGGGAATAA
- a CDS encoding TetR/AcrR family transcriptional regulator translates to MARTPGKTAIPTQLIAAGRELFSQQGYNATGIQQITDLAGVPKGSFYNHFDSKEAFAAAIIDQYAEQVGQSWDAMMSAAPPQPLAAIAYAFDQMIAHHERAPCWKGCLIGNFAAEMAESSDLCRQRLAAAMAGWRANLADLMRAAQEAGEVRRDMDAAVLAALMWDVWEGALLRMKIEQSVASLRESVGLMLNQFLRPA, encoded by the coding sequence ATGGCACGCACTCCCGGAAAAACCGCTATCCCCACCCAGCTCATCGCCGCCGGCCGCGAGCTGTTTTCGCAGCAAGGCTACAACGCCACCGGCATCCAGCAGATCACTGACCTGGCGGGTGTGCCGAAGGGGTCGTTCTATAACCATTTCGACAGCAAGGAGGCGTTCGCCGCTGCCATCATCGACCAGTACGCCGAGCAGGTGGGGCAAAGCTGGGACGCCATGATGAGCGCGGCGCCGCCGCAACCGCTGGCGGCGATCGCCTATGCCTTCGATCAGATGATCGCGCACCACGAGCGCGCGCCCTGCTGGAAGGGCTGCCTGATCGGGAACTTCGCCGCCGAGATGGCCGAGTCCAGCGACCTGTGCCGCCAGCGCCTCGCCGCAGCCATGGCTGGCTGGCGCGCCAACCTGGCGGACCTGATGCGCGCCGCCCAGGAGGCGGGCGAGGTGCGCCGCGACATGGATGCCGCCGTGCTGGCCGCCCTCATGTGGGACGTGTGGGAAGGCGCGCTGCTGCGCATGAAGATCGAGCAGTCGGTGGCGTCCCTGCGCGAAAGCGTCGGCCTCATGCTGAACCAATTCCTTCGCCCGGCGTGA
- a CDS encoding CZB domain-containing protein: protein MNLEEALAKEGEIRPKLLAAITGKYQLDAKGVARVDACALGNWLHGEAESKFPLVKSYTPCVEAHDAFHAELEKVVRQINLGEYEQAQAMLGNGTPCTKAFVAMVAATRQFKKDARL, encoded by the coding sequence ATGAATCTGGAAGAAGCGCTGGCCAAGGAGGGAGAAATCAGGCCGAAGCTCCTCGCCGCGATCACCGGCAAATATCAGCTCGACGCCAAGGGCGTCGCCAGGGTCGACGCCTGTGCGCTCGGCAACTGGCTGCACGGTGAAGCGGAAAGCAAGTTCCCGCTGGTGAAAAGCTATACGCCCTGCGTCGAAGCGCATGACGCTTTTCATGCCGAGCTGGAAAAAGTCGTACGGCAAATCAACCTGGGCGAGTACGAACAGGCGCAAGCGATGCTGGGCAACGGCACGCCCTGCACCAAGGCCTTCGTGGCGATGGTCGCGGCGACCAGGCAATTCAAGAAGGACGCCCGCCTCTAG